A region of Saccharomyces kudriavzevii IFO 1802 strain IFO1802 genome assembly, chromosome: 14 DNA encodes the following proteins:
- the FAP1 gene encoding Fap1p (similar to Saccharomyces cerevisiae FAP1 (YNL023C); ancestral locus Anc_2.288) has translation MLQITEHESLDLEQDQNGGGIHKHHSLSNGHVLSVEDSSEQLSSYEFEEESDDDLQYYERAIQEIAKGDSYICMICTVEMDYTCQMFACKKCYRVFDYACIREWALKSTEKTVDKIWKCPNCYHVGKKVPTRNRPTCWCGNVVNPDPNQLDPNSCGQTCNAPTCVHGCFKICHLGPHPECTRMVEIKCHCGRHSKTIFCYQSKAMRRRFNCQEECGLSLSCGVHKCKKKCHSGLCGSCPEFIINDDSSKKQIKCYCGNHIQNSIKCSEARFPKSGRTSKDESGNEWAGVFACADIRTVDYACHKHSFIEPCLSPPTISGQKTCPFLPSLLKTCPCGRTALEELTKPRKHCHDPIPTCNSRCSKPLKCGKHLCPFTCHDGACMDPCLQIDSANCSCEQSTFSIPCGFQESPRCNIKCESLMSCRRHRCIDRCCSGRPSAIRRKKSFFRSQDLLDESLVEAKHICLKPCNLTLSCGLHKCQRKCHPGKCPPCLESDSNDLICACGKTVVPAPVRCGTKLPTCNHPCIKVVRGESWCGHKPMPHTCHPSNISCPPCTETVFKPCRCGKKDKVRTVCFQADVSCGTSCGIPLSGCYHTCQKTCHLLGKCQKVCKQICGQKRLDCIHTCPKPCHGKTECPDLPCAALVKITCECGRIKKSITCSAKRDTVSVITSSILDCNEECETLKRLKELREAFGVSEGPNNVIRNELDALSELVSVAKTFEELQLPFTEATLSVYSKQERWCLQIEGILNKLMDSEIRSSLHFKPMRPPQRHFIHEMAKAYNLYAESQDREPMRSVFIKKEDNCTSKKPVLSLAEAYPLYESFKQSQKERKLQEFQARTTAKLINFEVQDAESKIEAAKNNGFLVQNLVSGNTVEDLKRFFEPHLKHTLVANPQYLILDDSRSALIYPENYETASVNTERDMELLVGHFDFMAKEAFLADSIHLCSVDEEIGKRLDSPAIQEVSSPEEKDM, from the coding sequence ATGTTGCAAATTACCGAGCATGAATCACTGGATTTGGAACAGGATCAAAACGGCGGTGGCATTCATAAACATCATAGCCTGAGCAATGGGCATGTTTTGAGTGTTGAAGATAGTAGTGAGCAGCTTAGCTCCTATgagtttgaagaagagagtGATGACGACTTGCAATATTACGAGCGTgcaattcaagaaattgcgAAGGGTGACTCGTATATTTGTATGATTTGTACGGTGGAAATGGATTACACCTGTCAAATGTTTGCTTGCAAGAAATGTTATAGAGTATTTGACTACGCGTGCATAAGGGAATGGGCATTAAAGTCAACGGAAAAGACTGTAGACAAGATATGGAAATGTCCGAATTGTTACCATGTTGGCAAAAAAGTTCCGACAAGAAATAGGCCTACATGCTGGTGTGGTAACGTCGTTAATCCTGACCCTAACCAACTAGATCCCAACTCATGTGGACAAACCTGCAATGCTCCCACTTGCGTTCATGGCtgcttcaaaatttgtCATTTGGGGCCGCATCCAGAATGCACAAGAATGGTTGAGATTAAGTGCCACTGCGGTAGGCATTCCAAAACCATCTTTTGTTATCAGTCCAAAGCTATGAGGAGACGTTTTAATTGCCAAGAAGAGTGTGGGTTGTCTTTATCTTGTGGTGTTCACAagtgtaaaaaaaaatgtcattCAGGCTTATGTGGGTCTTGTCCggaattcatcatcaatgaTGATAGCTCAAAAAAGCAGATAAAATGCTATTGTGGCAATCACATTCAAAATAGTATAAAGTGTAGTGAAGCAAGATTTCCAAAATCTGGCAGAACTTCAAAGGATGAAAGTGGAAATGAGTGGGCAGGTGTATTTGCATGTGCGGACATTAGAACTGTCGACTACGCATGCCACAAACATTCTTTCATCGAACCCTGTCTAAGCCCTCCAACAATTAGTGGCCAAAAAACTTGCCCATTTTTGCCTAGTCTACTGAAAACTTGCCCTTGTGGCCGAACAGCTCTGGAAGAGCTGACTAAACCTCGTAAGCATTGCCATGATCCAATACCGACGTGTAATTCAAGATGCAGTAAACCATTAAAATGTGGTAAACATTTATGCCCCTTCACTTGTCACGATGGTGCTTGTATGGATCCCTGTTTACAGATTGATAGTGCAAACTGCTCTTGTGAGCAAAGTACATTTTCGATTCCTTGTGGATTTCAAGAGAGTCCACGCTGTAACATAAAATGTGAGTCCCTGATGTCATGTCGCAGACATAGGTGTATTGATAGGTGTTGTAGTGGTAGACCATCGGCGATacgaaggaaaaaaagcttTTTCAGATCACAAGATTTGCTGGATGAGTCACTTGTGGAAGCAAAGCATATATGTCTAAAGCCATGTAACCTAACATTATCATGCGGTCTCCATAAATGTCAGAGAAAATGTCATCCTGGGAAATGTCCACCCTGTTTGGAAAGTGATTCGAACGATCTGATTTGTGCGTGTGGCAAAACAGTCGTTCCTGCGCCTGTACGTTGTGGCACAAAATTACCAACATGTAACCACCCATGTATTAAAGTTGTGCGCGGCGAATCTTGGTGTGGTCATAAGCCTATGCCACATACCTGTCATCCTTCAAACATATCATGTCCACCGTGTACGGAAACCGTCTTTAAACCCTGTAGATGCGGGAAAAAGGATAAAGTGAGGACAGTCTGTTTTCAAGCAGACGTATCATGTGGTACATCGTGTGGAATTCCATTGTCGGGCTGCTACCATACTTGCCAAAAGACATGTCACCTACTAGGGAAGTGTCAAAAGGTTTGCAAACAGATCTGTGGACAAAAAAGGCTCGACTGTATCCATACGTGTCCCAAACCGTGCCATGGTAAGACAGAATGTCCTGATTTACCTTGCGCTGCATTAGTGAAAATTACTTGCGAATGTGGTAggataaagaaaagcatCACATGCAGTGCAAAAAGGGACACAGTTAGTGTAATTACATCTTCTATATTGGACTGCAATGAAGAATGTGAAACATTGAAACGCTTGAAGGAATTGAGAGAGGCGTTTGGTGTTAGCGAAGGACCCAACAACGTTATAAGAAATGAATTAGATGCCTTATCTGAATTGGTTTCTGTTGCAAAAACATTTGAGGAACTTCAGTTGCCATTCACGGAGGCAACATTGTCGGTTTATTCGAAACAAGAAAGGTGGTGTTTACAAATTGAAGGCATCCTTAATAAGTTAATGGACAGTGAAATACGTTCAAGCTTGCATTTCAAACCAATGAGGCCTCCTCAACGCCACTTCATTCATGAAATGGCGAAGGCTTATAACCTATATGCTGAGTCTCAAGATAGGGAACCTATGAGGTCTGTTTTTATTAAGAAGGAAGATAACTGCACAAGCAAAAAGCCGGTTTTATCATTAGCAGAAGCTTACCCTCTATACGAATCCTTCAAGCAATCGCAGAAAGAACGGAAATTACAAGAATTTCAAGCCCGCACTACAGCAAAACTAATTAACTTCGAGGTTCAAGATGcagaatcaaaaatagaAGCAGCCAAGAACAACGGGTTTTTAGTTCAAAACTTAGTCAGTGGAAATACTGTCGAAGATCTAAAGAGATTTTTCGAACCGCACCTGAAGCATACATTAGTCGCGAATCCTCAGTATCTAATTCTTGATGATAGCAGGTCAGCGTTAATATATCCTGAAAATTACGAAACAGCGTCCGTGAATACTGAGCGTGACATGGAACTTTTGGTTGGACACTTCGACTTCATGGCGAAAGAAGCATTTTTGGCTGACTCCATCCACTTATGCTCAGTTGACGAGGAGATTGGGAAAAGATTAGACTCCCCGGCAATTCAAGAAGTCAGTTCTCCAGAGGAGAAGGATATGTGA
- the RCM1 gene encoding rRNA (cytosine-C5-)-methyltransferase RCM1 (similar to Saccharomyces cerevisiae YNL022C; ancestral locus Anc_2.286), with amino-acid sequence MNFYRDATWVLEDIEKEAAKERISGSMQTLVLRSCKKYKLKSNPKHIYAVLDSCWKYKPYLEKVMKKARILEDIPKKKGKPLFSRLTLLLLCHDLLLSKQKRIQMGKHPIKDYVLKFKSPLHSEMVKLKLKLKVRDLSEVVLSEDITNDLPPVRWIRINPLKCHPNGDTEPVLAELRKKFTLKVNKWSDLVPGSIYYDEYIPNLFGIHPTDKITAHELYKHGKIIIQDRASCFPAHILHPGADDIVIDACSAPGNKTTHTASYICSGPPKDNIIRIYAFEKDPERAKILQKMVKVAGCSSNIDVKVGDFTKLATPDKCKGATGFIVDPSCSGSGIFGRKFFDSLNKRKMDEKDDDNDVIPDEQEEFMAKEELQTRLAKLSSFQFQMVKHAMSFPAAKKIVYSTCSIHAEENERVVIDLLLDKAVQEWGWKVAPRTEVIPSWPRRGKVEEFGEVFRDGTAHNPRQLAEGCIRALPKEDGGIGFFAVCFERK; translated from the coding sequence ATGAATTTCTACAGGGATGCAACATGGGTACTGGAAGATATCGAGAAGGAGGCTGCGAAAGAGAGAATTTCCGGTTCGATGCAGACACTGGTACTGAGGAGTTGTAAAAAGTATAAGCTGAAAAGCAATCCAAAACATATCTATGCAGTGCTCGATTCCTGTTGGAAATATAAACCCTATTTAGAAAAAGTGATGAAAAAGGCTCGTATATTGGAAGATATtcccaaaaagaaaggcaaaccacttttttcaagattaaCTTTGCTACTATTGTGCCATGATTTGCTACTGtccaaacaaaaaagaattcaaaTGGGTAAACACCCAATTAAAGATTACGTGTTGAAGTTCAAGAGTCCATTGCATAGCGAAATGGTCAAACTGAAGCTCAAATTAAAAGTAAGAGATCTATCCGAGGTTGTTCTTAGCGAAGACATTACCAATGATCTTCCTCCTGTCAGATGGATTAGAATCAATCCTTTAAAATGTCATCCAAATGGTGACACTGAGCCCGTGTTGGCAGAATTGAGAAAGAAGTTCACTCTGAAGGTCAATAAATGGTCTGATTTAGTTCCTGGCTCCATATATTATGATGAATATATACCTAACTTGTTTGGAATTCATCCAACTGACAAGATTACAGCACATGAACTCTATAAGCACGGcaaaatcattattcaaGATCGTGCTTCTTGTTTTCCTGCTCACATCTTGCATCCAGGAGCGGATGATATTGTAATAGATGCCTGCTCTGCCCCAGGCAATAAAACAACACATACAGCCTCCTATATATGTTCTGGACCACCAAAAGACAACATAATCCGAATATACGCTTTTGAGAAGGATCCAGAAAGGGcaaaaattttacaaaaaatggtCAAGGTAGCTGGCTGCTCTTCCAACATTGATGTCAAAGTGGGtgattttacaaaattggCTACCCCTGACAAATGTAAGGGCGCTACAGGATTTATTGTAGATCCAAGTTGCTCCGGTAGTGGCATATTTGGTCGTAAGTTTTTTGATTCActtaataaaagaaaaatggatgaaaaggatgatgacaatgatgTTATACCAGATGAACAAGAGGAGTTTAtggcaaaagaagaattgcAAACAAGATTAGCAAAGCTAAGCTCGTTCCAATTTCAGATGGTAAAGCATGCAATGAGCTTTCCAGCagctaaaaaaatagtaTACAGTACATGTTCCATTCATGCGGAGGAGAATGAACGTGTTGTGATAGACCTGCTTTTAGATAAGGCGGTCCAAGAATGGGGTTGGAAAGTAGCACCAAGAACTGAAGTTATTCCCTCCTGGCCTAGACGAGGTAAAGTGGAAGAATTCGGTGAGGTCTTCAGAGATGGAACTGCTCACAATCCTCGACAACTTGCCGAAGGCTGTATCAGAGCTCTACCAAAGGAAGACGGCGGTATCGGTTTTTTTGCTGTCTGTTTTGAGAGAAAGTAA
- the HDA1 gene encoding histone deacetylase HDA1 (similar to Saccharomyces cerevisiae HDA1 (YNL021W); ancestral locus Anc_2.285) — protein MDSARVKNEVLENPDHDLKRTLENTKEDQNSLSTTSRNKRQVIVPACTPKIHYSPLKTGLCYDVRMRYHAKIFTSYFEYIDPHPEDPRRIYRIYKILAENGLINDPTLSGVDDIGDLMLKIPVRAATSEEILEVHTKEHLEFIESTEKMSREQLLKETEKGDSVYFNNDSYASARLPCGGAIEACKAVVEGRVKNSLAVVRPPGHHAEPQAAGGFCLFSNVAVAAKNILKNYPESVRRIMILDWDIHHGNGTQKSFYQDDQVLYVSLHRFEMGKYYPGTIQGQYDQTGEGKGEGFNCNITWPVGGVGDAEYMWAFEQVVMPMGREFKPDLVIISSGFDAADGDTIGQCHVSPSCYGHMTHMLKSLARGNLCVVLEGGYNLDAIARSALSVAKVLIGEPPDELPDSLSDPKPEVIEMIDKVIRLQSKYWNCFRRRHANSGCNFNEPINDSIISKNFPLQKAIRQQQLQYLSNEFSFVTLPLINMGLPDNTALCTPNVFESNALLVVVHDTSDVWAKRNVISGTIDLSSSVIIDNCIDFIKWGLDRKYGIIDVNIPLTLFEADNYSGMITSQEVLIYLWDNYIKYFPNVAKIAFIGIGDSHSGIVHLLGHRDTRAVTKTVINFLGDKQLKPLVPLVDETLSEWYFKNSLIFSNNSHQCWKENESRKPRKKFGRVLRCDTDGLSNTIEERFEEATDFILDSFEEWSDDE, from the coding sequence ATGGACTCTGCAAGGGTTAAGAATGAAGTACTGGAAAATCCAGACCATGATTTAAAACGTACACTtgaaaatacaaaagaagaCCAGAACAGTCTTTCTACTACTTCCAGGAATAAAAGGCAAGTGATTGTTCCCGCGTGCACGCCAAAAATTCACTATTCACCACTAAAGACTGGCCTTTGCTACGATGTTAGAATGAGGTATCACGCAAAGATTTTTACATCGTATTTTGAGTATATCGACCCACACCCGGAGGACCCAAGAAGAATTTACcgtatatataaaatactGGCAGAGAATGGTCTGATTAACGACCCAACCTTGAGCGGTGTAGATGACATTGGCGACTTAATGCTGAAGATACCTGTAAGAGCCGCAACGTCCGAAGAAATCTTGGAAGTTCATACCAAGGAACATTTAGAGTTTATTGAAAGCACAGAAAAAATGAGCCGAGAACAGTTATTGAAGGAAACTGAAAAGGGTGATTCCGTATACTTCAATAATGATTCCTATGCGAGTGCTAGATTGCCTTGTGGTGGCGCCATCGAGGCATGTAAGGCAGTTGTTGAGGGTCGTGTGAAAAACTCTTTAGCTGTAGTAAGACCGCCTGGCCACCACGCTGAGCCTCAGGCAGCCGGTGGTTTCTGTCTTTTCAGCAACGTTGCTGTCGCCGCCAAAAACATCTTGAAGAATTATCCGGAAAGTGTAAGAAGGATAATGATTTTAGATTGGGACATTCATCATGGTAACGGAACTCAAAAGTCATTTTATCAAGACGACCAGGTGCTATATGTCTCATTACATAGATTTGAAATGGGTAAATACTATCCTGGGACCATCCAGGGTCAGTATGATCAGACTGGTGAAGGTAAAGGTGAAGGATTCAATTGTAATATTACTTGGCCAGTCGGTGGTGTTGGTGATGCTGAATACATGTGGGCATTTGAACAAGTGGTCATGCCTATGGGGAGAGAGTTTAAGCCTGATTTAGTAATTATTTCATCTGGTTTTGATGCCGCAGACGGCGATACTATCGGACAATGCCATGTTAGTCCAAGCTGTTATGGTCACATGACCCATATGTTAAAATCTCTAGCTAGAGGCAATCTTTGTGTAGTCCTTGAAGGCGGTTATAACCTGGATGCAATTGCAAGAAGTGCTCTGAGTGTAGCAAAAGTACTAATAGGGGAACCTCCTGATGAATTGCCCGACTCATTAAGCGATCCTAAGCCCGAGGTCATAGAAATGATAGATAAGGTCATTCGTTTACAGTCCAAGTACTGGAACTGTTTTAGAAGGAGACATGCCAACTCCGGTTGTAATTTTAATGAACCTATTAATGACTCGATAATATCTAAGAACTTTCCTTTACAAAAGGCCATTCGTCAACAACAGTTACAATATTTAAGTAATGAATTCAGTTTCGTTACTTTACCTCTGATAAATATGGGTTTACCAGATAACACTGCCTTATGTACTCCAAAtgtttttgaatcaaaCGCTCTATTGGTTGTCGTTCATGATACCTCTGACGTTTGGGCCAAAAGAAACGTCATCTCAGGTACGATTGACTTGTCCTCCTCAGTTATCATCGATAATTGTATAGATTTTATTAAGTGGGGACTCGATCGAAAATATGGCATCATCGATGTAAATATACCTCTAACTTTGTTTGAAGCTGACAATTATTCTGGAATGATTACTTCTCAAGAAGTATTGATATATTTATGGGATAACTATATTAAATACTTTCCCAATGTTGCCAAAATTGCATTTATTGGAATAGGAGATTCTCATTCAGGTATTGTACATCTTCTAGGCCACAGAGATACTAGGGCTGTGACCAAGACAGTAATCAACTTCTTAGGGGACAAGCAATTAAAGCCGCTAGTTCCTTTAGTTGATGAAACATTGAGTGAATGGTACTTCAAGAACTCTCTAATATTCTCAAACAATAGTCACCAATgctggaaagaaaatgaaagtaggaaaccaagaaaaaaattcggCAGAGTGTTAAGATGTGATACTGATGGATTAAGCAAcacaattgaagaaagatttgaGGAAGCAACGGATTTCATACTAGATTCCTTTGAAGAGTGGAGTGACGATGAATGA
- the ARK1 gene encoding serine/threonine protein kinase ARK1 (similar to Saccharomyces cerevisiae PRK1 (YIL095W) and ARK1 (YNL020C); ancestral locus Anc_2.284) produces the protein MNQPQIGTYNVGTQLTVGSHQVEIVKYLTSGGFAQVYSALISPPDPHSHSNIACLKRVIVPDKPSLNTLRAEVDAMRLLRNNRYVVSYIDSHAAKAMLHNGSYEVFVLMEYCERGGLIDFMNTRLQNRLHEFEILQIMSQVTQGVAAMHALQPPLIHRDIKIENVLISANNEYKLCDFGSVCGVIRPPRNPQELSYVQQDIFKNTTAQYRSPEMVDIFRGLPIDEKSDIWALGIFLYKLCYYTTPFEKGGEPAILSGHFEFPPYPDYSEQLRDLIRDILVQNPCQRPNVYQLLKRISIMQNVPCPISDIQVPQAPDSHLNLTELHQLSATQNIRSLNSHSTIERPIPNAAFQSSMPDAATQTLFSRKKSQTSDNTTLNYSAENPQTSLDKSESVSHVLDPLLFESGMSNTSKSLNRAKVSSTTKLKQVIDSEAHNFRHNYTMNLPLRNIIPQDDDSSSSSDELYPEDVDKLEKTQSLGSYISRDNKKGESVKESLTSSSLPGSSLTATPTKLDLKLETLPNSTFVNTVDNSKNSFRNFSKSNPLAYDDVSVSRQDLKNSIRQRMLDKLNSSEESFNARKMPKAKASEKESTGKPIALKPGISTSKDKKAKPIPPPKPLHLRPKPPPKPLFLAGQKLSEK, from the coding sequence ATGAATCAACCGCAGATCGGCACGTACAATGTAGGCACGCAATTAACAGTTGGGTCACACCAAGTTGAAATTGTCAAATATCTAACAAGTGGCGGGTTTGCCCAAGTATATTCCGCCCTAATTAGTCCACCTGATCCTCATTCTCATTCAAACATTGCATGTTTAAAAAGAGTCATTGTTCCAGATAAACCGAGCTTAAACACTTTAAGAGCTGAAGTGGATGCCATGAGGTTATTAAGGAATAACAGGTATGTTGTATCATACATTGATTCTCATGCTGCTAAGGCAATGTTACACAACGGTTCATATGAAGTCTTCGTTTTAATGGAATACTGCGAAAGGGGTGGACTCATTGATTTTATGAACACGAGGCTACAGAATAGGCTGCATGAATTTGAGATTTTGCAAATTATGAGTCAAGTTACCCAAGGAGTTGCTGCTATGCACGCACTTCAACCTCCATTAATTCATCGTGatataaaaatagaaaacGTTCTTATTTCAGCAAATAATGAGTATAAACTTTGCGATTTCGGTTCCGTATGCGGTGTTATTAGACCTCCTAGGAATCCGCAAGAACTATCATACGTTCAGCaagatattttcaaaaacacaACTGCACAATATCGTTCGCCAGAGATGGTTGACATATTCCGTGGTCTGCCGATAGATGAAAAGTCTGATATATGGGCCTTGGGTATTTTTCTATATAAACTTTGCTATTATACAACGCCGTTCGAAAAAGGTGGTGAGCCTGCCATACTAAGCGgacattttgaatttccaCCGTATCCAGATTATAGTGAGCAGCTGAGAGATCTGATACGCGATATACTGGTACAAAATCCTTGCCAAAGGCCCAACGTTTATCAACTACTGAAGAGAATATCGATTATGCAAAATGTTCCATGTCCAATAAGCGACATACAAGTGCCGCAAGCGCCTGACAGTCATTTGAATTTAACAGAACTTCATCAGCTTTCTGCAACGCAAAACATTCGAAGCTTGAATTCTCATTCGACCATAGAAAGACCAATACCGAACGCTGCATTCCAATCCAGCATGCCCGATGCCGCAACTCAAACACTTTTCAGTAGAAAAAAGTCCCAAACATCTGATAATACTACTTTAAATTACTCTGCGGAGAATCCTCAAACTTCCTTGGATAAATCGGAGAGTGTGTCTCATGTATTGGACCctttattatttgaatcAGGAATGTCTAATACCTCGAAGAGTCTCAACAGGGCCAAGGTAAGTTCCACGACCAAATTGAAGCAGGTCATTGATTCAGAGGCACATAATTTCAGGCATAATTATACAATGAACCTGCCCCTGCGGAACATAATTCCTCAGGACGACGattcttcgtcttcttcagaTGAATTATATCCGGAAGATGTTGATAAATTGGAGAAAACTCAATCTCTAGGTTCCTATATCTCACGTGACAATAAAAAAGGCGAGTCCGTGAAAGAATCTCTCACTTCATCAAGCTTGCCAGGCAGTAGCCTCACAGCTACGCCTACAAAGCTTGATTTGAAACTCGAAACTCTACCTAATTCAACGTTCGTCAATACTGTTGATAATTCTAAGAATAGTTTTCggaacttttcaaagagtAATCCACTTGCATATGATGATGTGAGTGTATCTAGacaagatttgaaaaactccATCCGACAGCGCATGCTTGATAAACTCAACTCTTCAGAGGAATCATTCAACGCCAGGAAGATGCCCAAGGCGAAGGCgagtgaaaaagaaagtacaGGTAAACCAATAGCACTGAAACCAGGAATCTCAACTTCGAAGGATAAGAAAGCAAAGCCAATCCCTCCGCCTAAGCCATTACACTTGAGACCTAAGCCTCCTCCAAAACCACTATTTTTGGCTGGACAAAAGCTATCGGagaaatga
- the SKDI14G3030 gene encoding uncharacterized protein (similar to Saccharomyces cerevisiae YNL019C), translated as MFCSKESRFVVLLFALMTSLTVLSHSVEVTTVLTTSTITEIAVVTASPQPKNNAEAVLNTATNIIQTMQFIFNCAPFKWKGPLKITSCALNFIVLLLTAWGYLLKYLQDKNLDNDADMEQMVGLGFGEMVGRTIGLGVGKAFTRMDITQRLVYPIEASHRQKCLVMTVGEDSIVPLHDLSTEICFDHNTFDSLSRRNHGSVSALDTVSVGALGLADIPSGMSAVSELYTHFGDYTVEVLSGIMKLASIINREGWQNEKSGFVVLSRDRPNETLLSVHMYSSGLL; from the coding sequence ATGTTTTGCTCGAAGGAATCAAGGTTTGTTgtccttctttttgcatTGATGACCTCTCTAACCGTGCTTTCCCACTCAGTAGAGGTAACGACCGTACTGACCACATCAACAATCACTGAAATCGCCGTCGTTACTGCTTCACCACAACCAAAAAACAATGCGGAAGCCGTTTTGAATACTGCGACCAACATAATCCAGACCATGcagttcattttcaactGCGCACCGTTCAAGTGGAAAGGCCCTCTGAAAATAACCTCATGCGCCCTGAACTTCATCGTCCTACTACTCACTGCCTGGGGTTACCTCCTGAAGTACTTACAAGACAAAAACTTGGATAATGATGCTGATATGGAACAGATGGTAGGGCTCGGCTTTGGCGAGATGGTCGGCAGGACTATCGGACTGGGCGTTGGAAAAGCTTTCACCAGAATGGACATCACTCAGAGGCTAGTGTATCCAATCGAGGCAAGCCATCGGCAAAAATGTCTGGTCATGACCGTCGGAGAAGACTCGATAGTACCGCTTCATGATTTGTCTACCGAGATATGTTTCGACCACAACACATTCGATTCCCTTTCTCGCCGTAACCATGGCAGTGTTTCTGCTTTAGATACGGTCTCTGTAGGCGCCTTGGGTTTGGCAGATATCCCATCAGGGATGTCTGCTGTGAGCGAACTCTACACACATTTTGGAGATTATACGGTGGAAGTTCTCAGTGGCATCATGAAACTGGCCTCTATCATCAACAGAGAAGGCTGGCAGAACGAAAAGAGTGGATTTGTGGTCCTCTCGAGGGACCGGCCCAACGAGACGCTACTAAGCGTCCACATGTACAGTTCAGGCCTGTTGTAG